TCCTGGGGCGACTGGTTTCGGCGCTGCTGCTTCGCCTGTGGTCGGATCTCGTCCGGCACGCCGCTCCGTCCCGAAGCCGGCACCCGGTGGGCGTGCCGGGGGTGACGGTCGGCTTGCTTGGCGGCGCCCTCGCCCTTTGCGTAGGCTTCGTTCTCCCCGGAGCCCTGCCCAAGCTCGCTTTCGCGGCGGCTTGCGCGATCGCGGCGCTGATACTGTCCCGTCGAATCCCTCCCAGCGCAGCCGCGCTATTAGCATTCGTGGAACTCGCATGGCTTGCGCTTGGCTTTATCGATCCTGCCTTCGCGCAACGATGCGTGCCGGGCGAGTGCGTGCCGGGCGAGATGGGGGCTTGGAGCGGAGAAGCCCACCACGGCGCGACAGTGGACGTGCCGGCGGTGCTCGGGCAGTCGGTCGGCGGCGGTCTCGCGGCCGGCTTAGGCGCAGGGCTCGGTGCCGGCGTCGGCAGCGTGCTCGGCGCGCCGATGGCGGGCGCCGGCGGCGGCAGCGGTCCGGAGCCCAAAGCCCCCCCATCGCGAGGCGAGACCGGGTTTGCGCCGCCGGACGGGTTGGCGACCCCACCGACAGTCCCCGATCATGACGACACGATGCCTCCACCCGATCTGCCGTGGACGGGCGACGCGCCGCTCACCACGCCCGCCGTACTCGATGGCGCGGGTGACCTGCCCGATCCCGACCTGCCTTGGCGCGTGCCCGACACGACGGTTACCGATGATGACGTCACAATACCTCCGCCCGATCTTCCGTGGACGGGCGACGCGCCGCTCACCGCATCGGCCGTGCTCGATGGCGCGGGCGACCTGCCCGATCCGGATTCCCCCTGGCTGACGCCGGACACCATCGGCGACCTGCCCGACCCATCCGGTGACCTGCCTGACCTCCCGGGGGCGACCACGATGGGTGACCTGCCCCCGGATCAAGCGCCCGGTGCCGGTGGCGAGCCAACGGCCGGGGCGCAAGGCAGGACGGCTGCCGAGCCGTTCCCGGGGCTTACCTGGTCGTTGGAGGACGACCACGCTGCGCAGGCCGAAGGGGCACAGCAAACCCTCGACTTGCTTGGCGGCATGTTGACGGACGTTTTCTGGAATATCCCGAAGGGGCTGGGCCAGCGCGCAATCGCTGGGGCACAGGCGGGGGGCGAGTTTTTGACCTCTCCCGGCCAACAGGTGCGCGCCGTCATCGCGCTTGCCAGAGGCGGCATCGCGTTGGGACGCTCGGCCTACTCGGGCGCGCGCGCGATAGGGGATGCGGTTGCGGACGCGATTGAGGATGCCACCACGCCCAGCAACTGGACGAATCTCGCTGGCGATCTCTGGCGCAGCCCCGGCGTGATCGTCGGCGACACGATAGGCGGCACGGTAACAGATACCGCCGCCATGGTGTGGAAAGGCCTGCACGGCGCTGTCGAGACCTCGTGGGACCGCCTGAAAGCCGCCGGCGACCGGACTCATGGGCGGGATGTCATCGACGGTCTCTGGGATGGGCTCGTCGGCGCAGCGATAGGCGTTACCACGGTCGAGGGGGTTATCAGCGGTGTCAGCGCGGCCACGGCCGGCGTGAGCAAGCTCGCCGGCGCGGCTAAGGGAGTCGCCGGGATTGGCGAGGCGGCGGCCCCGGCTTCCGGCATGCTGGGCGATGGCGTGGCGGCAGCCTCCGCCGCCGACGATGCCGCGCGGGCAGCGGCGCAGGGTTCCGGCCGTGGCGCCCAATTGGCGCAAGGTGCCGACGACATCAGCGCCTCCGGCGCGGCCTCCGCACTCGACGATACGGTGCCCCCGGGGCTGCCGGACAGCCCAGGCCCCGCCACTCCCCCTCCGGAAGCGCCAAAGGTCCCCGAGATCAAGCATCTCACCGACCAACAACAGATCGACCTATTGGACAAAGCTAACGCCTTGCTGGCGAAAGCAGAGGCCGCGGAACCGGCCATTACCCAGAGTATCCAAACCACCACGGAAGCGATGGGGGGCCAGATGGAGGGCTTGAAGGACCGCTTGAAGAGGCCGGGGTCCTTGGTGGAAAAGATTGCCAAGGATGCCACCCGAAAAGGCCTCAGTGTTGAGGCCGCGGCGGACAACATCGCTGACACGGTCCGTTACACCTCAATCTTCCCGCCGGAAAAGCTCGCCGACGGCACGGTGGCAGTCTTGAAGAAATTTGCAGACGAGGGATACCAGATTGTCGAATTGAAGAACACCTGGCCCGACGCATTGAAATCCTACAAAGGGATCAATGCCCAATTGCGTAGCCCAACCGGGCAGTTAATGGAAGTGCAGTTCCATACGGCAGAAAGTTTGTGGGCCAAGGGCCCGGGTACTCACCACCTATTCGAAGAGATGCGAAAGCTTATTCCCGCCGATCGCTCTAATCCCGCATGGGCGCTGCTTGATGATGAGCAATGGAAAATCTCTAATGCGTTGGCACGCCCGGACAAAATTGACAAGATCCCGTCCATCCCGAAGAAGCAGGGGCCCTGACCATGTGGACGTACTACAAGCAAGACTACCCGAAGGGTGAGTGGGTGATCTTTAGGGAAGACAATGGCCTTAACCCGCAGGTCTACCATCGCCAGCAAGGCTGGCGGCCCGACAGCGAGCTGCTCATCGATCTTCGCATGGGCGAAATCGACGAGAGCAACATCATCAGCGAGGAGGAGGCTTTTCTGCTGATCGGGTCACTCATCAGCAACCGTGGACCAAGCGGCGATGAGAGTCCCTAGGGCGCGGCCGATGGTGAAGGCGTCAACCGATCGGAAACACTGAAACGCCACCCGCTCCCAAATGGTCACAGCCCCGAGATGGTCAATTGCCCAATTGCGGCGCGGCGAGCCCCGCGGGCAAAAAATTCTGCACGGAGCCAATGCCATCTGCTACACGAGAGTGCGGCAAGAGCCGCCATGGCGAGCGCGACGACCGCTTTCGCGACGCTTGGCCGGCGAGTGCAACTCACCAATCGAGGATTAGCCGTCTCATGGTCACCAAAGAGCAAGCGCGACGGTTGGTTGAAGCCGAGGTGTGCAATGACGAGATTGTCATTGTCGATGAGGCAACCATTGAAAAGCCCTGGGGGTGGGTGTTCTCTTATGCCTCCAAGACGTGGCTGGAAACAAAAGATCCCCGATACGCGATTGTGGGAAACGCGCCCATTATCGTCGAGCGGCAAAGTGGGAGGCTCATAGACACGGGCACCGCAATGCCTATCGAGCACTACATCGCGAATTATGAGCGTTGCGGCAACCCATACGGCCTGGACGCACCCGAAGAGTGGAGCGGCGAATTCGGCAAGGACGAGCTTTGCGATGCCCTGTTGAACGGCGCCGCGTCTTGGAACGCGCTGTCGCCGTTTGCCGAGGATCTGGATGCTCGTAGACAGTCAGTTGGCATGTCGGACGGTCCATCCGTCCCTTCGCTACCGCCGAGCATCGCTGCCATCCTCGCAAGACCTGATCTGTGCATCACGCACCGGTTTGCCGGTGCATCGGTGCCCCCTGCCGTATTTTTCGCCTGCGCAAGCCATGCGGAGGGGCAGACGTTTGTCGTCGTCGCTCCCGAGCAGGACGGCCGATACGCCCTCCACGCCTTCGATTCGGCGGAGGCATACCTGGGCTGGTGGTTTTTCCGACTCTCGAGTGCATCGGATCGCGCTATTTCAAACGATCTGCCGCCGACGCTGCCCTTGCCAGCGTTCGTCTATGCGCTGCATGCCGTCGACGCGTACCGGCGGGCGAAATATCAGAGTGCGCTGAGCTACGGCGCGGCGGATTCGCTTCGCGTCGGGCAGACGGAGTTCATTGCCACCATGCGCGACGCGATTGCTCGCCGCGATCTGCGCTGGTTGCTTCCCGCCTTCATCCAGCTTGCGCCGGGCGTTGCCACGCTGCTGAAGGAGACGCCGATCGAACAGCTGGCCGTCCTGCAAGACGCCAAATTCCTGCTTGCACAGCACGATCAGGACGACGGTCGGGACGTTTTCTGCTTCGGCGACGCGGCCCAGAGGATGGGGAACGAGTTCATCGACGGCATCGGTGTCGCAGCCGGCTTCAGGTTCGAGGTGCTGACCGAGCTCGGCGCCTTGCCGCTGATCGAGGCCTTCCTGGCGCCGACCAGGCTCTCCAATCATCTGATCGAGCTCGAACCGGACGGCAGCGGTCTCGGCGTTGCCAAGCATCGCGCGCTGACGCAGCGGGAGCTCTATATCGCCCTCGCCGAGATGATCGCCGTCGCGCTGCTCCCCACCGCGCCCAAGGTCGCGTTGAAGCGCGCGATCCTCGCGACGGCCTCGACACAAGAGCAGCGCGACGAGGTCCTCGGAGTATCGAACGAACAGCGGGCGGCAGCGCCGGACGCCCGGCAGGCCTCGTCGCAGATCGTCTGCAGCCACTGCGGTCAAGCCAACCCGGCGACCATGAAGTTCTGCGGCCAGTGCGGAAGCCGGCTTTTAGCGGAGCCGAGTGTGTCTTCACCCTCCCCGGAACCGGGTACGCCGCCGGTCGAGCAAACCGGGAAGACGTCGACAATCGAGAGTGCAAACACCGCCCAGTCGGGCGAACCGGCGGCCGCTGCCGCTCCCGCCCGCACGGTCATGCCGCAATCGCTGACGAAATCGCCCACCTCGCCCGAGCAGCGGCTCACGGTACGAGGATGGTTCCGTTCGCTCAAACGCGCGGAGTCCCGGGACGCCATGGTTGAACTCGAAGACATTTGCGCGCTTGCCGCTGTACTCCGCCATGTGCGCGATCAAAAGCTTGTTCCCGAAGAGACATTTAAAGCGCTGCATGGCGCTCTGCGCGTCAAAGGGCCCGAGGACACCCTCTGGACGGTGGGATTGGGATCCTTGAGCTGGAGCCGGCTCGCAAACGGAAAATGGGAGCCGGCCGATCCGCCGGAATTCGCGTTTTTGGACGAGAAGACGTTGAGAGCGATGACGGCGATATCGTCACAGTCCACCGCGCTATTGCGACCTGACGGCACTCGCAAATCGAACGGGGCGACACCATAAGCCAGCCGTTGGCTCGAAACCTGGAGACTGAAGAGATGGCCCAAGCTCAAACCGGGGTAAGTATGGGCTCACGGGAAAACATGCTGGTCGGCATCAATGCGCTGACGGACGCGGTCGCGACCACTCTGGGACCCAGGGAGCTCAAGCACGGTCTTTCGGCGGAGAGCACGTTCTATTTCAATGACCCCCAGCAGAGCGCCGCGGCCCAATGGGTCCTCGAGGTCGCGACC
This DNA window, taken from Crenobacter cavernae, encodes the following:
- a CDS encoding YrhB domain-containing protein, giving the protein MVTKEQARRLVEAEVCNDEIVIVDEATIEKPWGWVFSYASKTWLETKDPRYAIVGNAPIIVERQSGRLIDTGTAMPIEHYIANYERCGNPYGLDAPEEWSGEFGKDELCDALLNGAASWNALSPFAEDLDARRQSVGMSDGPSVPSLPPSIAAILARPDLCITHRFAGASVPPAVFFACASHAEGQTFVVVAPEQDGRYALHAFDSAEAYLGWWFFRLSSASDRAISNDLPPTLPLPAFVYALHAVDAYRRAKYQSALSYGAADSLRVGQTEFIATMRDAIARRDLRWLLPAFIQLAPGVATLLKETPIEQLAVLQDAKFLLAQHDQDDGRDVFCFGDAAQRMGNEFIDGIGVAAGFRFEVLTELGALPLIEAFLAPTRLSNHLIELEPDGSGLGVAKHRALTQRELYIALAEMIAVALLPTAPKVALKRAILATASTQEQRDEVLGVSNEQRAAAPDARQASSQIVCSHCGQANPATMKFCGQCGSRLLAEPSVSSPSPEPGTPPVEQTGKTSTIESANTAQSGEPAAAAAPARTVMPQSLTKSPTSPEQRLTVRGWFRSLKRAESRDAMVELEDICALAAVLRHVRDQKLVPEETFKALHGALRVKGPEDTLWTVGLGSLSWSRLANGKWEPADPPEFAFLDEKTLRAMTAISSQSTALLRPDGTRKSNGATP